In Phenylobacterium hankyongense, the sequence CGAAGTGGGCGCTCTCGGCCGGCGGCAGCTTGTCCGGCGTCCAGCCGCGGTTCTTCCAGTGGTCGATCAGCCCGGCCAGCATCTTCGGCGGCCAGCGCTTGGCGTCGACGTTCTCGGCCTCCAGCACCTGCTTGATCAGCCGCTCCTGATCGTCCTGGTCGAGGATGGTGTAGTTGGACTTCAGCCCCACCAGCTCGGCGTGCTTGCGCAGGATCTGGGCCGCCACCGAGTGGAAGGTGCCAAGCCACCGCAGCCCCTCGGCCTGCGGGCCGATGATGGCGGTGATCCGCTCGCGCATCTCGCGCGCGGCCTTGTTGGTGAAGGTGACCGCCAGCAGCTCCCACGGCCGCGCCTTGCCGGTGGCCAGGATGTGCGCCAGCCGGGTGGTCAGCACCCGCGTCTTGCCGGTGCCCGCGCCGGCCAGCACCAGCACCGGGCCGTCCGTGGTCTCCACCGCTTCCCGCTGCTCGGGGTTCAGGCCTTCGAGGTAGTCGGGCGCCGCCGCGCGCACCCGCGCCAGGTCGCTGACGCGCGTTGCGGGAAGCTCGGAGTCGGGATGGGATTCGGGCGGGGACATCGGAACATATGTAGCACGCCGGGCGCCCGACTTAAGAGGCAAGGGCCTGTTCGCAGGAACTTCGCCGCAGGGCCCCCGTTACCCTCCTGACCCTCTTCGCAGGGAGGACCCGCCCATGGCCGAGATGTCCTCGCGACGCACCAGCCCCTGGATGGCGTTCTGCGCCGGCGCGGTGGTGATGCTGGCGATCGTCCTGGCCTGGTGGGCGCTCAGCGCCGGGCGCCGCGCCGCCGACAGGGTGACGCTGATCGCTCCCATCCCGCGGCCGTCGGACCTGCGTGTGCCGCATCTGCCCAGCGGGCCGAAACTGCCCAACCCCCCGATGCCGGTTCCGAAATAGCCAGGGTGAAACGCCATGTCCCAATGGGATTCCCGACGCCGCAGCGAGTCCGTTCCCACCGTGGTCTGGTGGATCCTCGGCATGCTGGTGGTCGCGATCTTCGTCCTGGCGCTCGGCATGCTGCACCCCGCGCCCTAAGCCAAGCGAGGCGACCCGATGAGCGAACAGCGTCCGACCCACCCGCCTGCCGAGCCCGACAGCTACGACCGGGGTGAGCCCCGCAAGGCGACGCGCAACATCCCGCCGCTGGTCTGGATCGTGGTGGCCCTGCTGGTCGCCTGGTTCGCGGTGGCCATGATCCAGCGCGGCGGTTCCGACCGCACCCCGCAGGGCGGCTCGGCGCCCCGCCAGGTGGAGGGGACCTCGATCATGCCCGCCGCGCCCGCCACCGGCAGCGCGCCGGCCACCCCAGCCGGAACGGTCAACGGCCCGCAGCAACCGCCGAGCAGCGACGCGGCCCCACCGAAATACTGATGGGCGCATGGTCCTACTCCCGCCCATAGCGTCTTTGCGCGTCAGCGGCGATTTATGAGTCCACGAACCACACGAACCACACGAACGAGGTCTCATCGGGAAGGCGCTCGCCGGCCGCAACGGACTGTTCGTGTGGTTCGTGTGGTTCGTGGACAATATGGCGCCTGCGGCGCGCGCGACCCTTCATCCGCCGGGCTCTGACCCGACACCTTCTTTCACAGAAGGGAGGGTTCAGGTCTGCCTGGCGAACGCCAGCGCCGCGACCCGGCAGGCGGAGGCGAGGGGGCGTTCGCCGCGCTCGGCGTCGATGGCGAGGACCAGGCCCGCGAGGCTGGCGCCCCGCGCGGCGGCCATCTCATCAAGCACCTTCCAGAACTCGGGTTCGAGCGCGATGGAAGTGGCGTGGCCGGCGAGCAGGACGGAACGCTTTCGCAAGGTCGGCATGGTTCCTTGTGGCCGCAAACGCCGGGCGATCAAGCCCCTTGCCAAAAGTTGACGCTGGCGTCATCTTTACGGCTCACCTGACGAGGACGATCCGCATGGCCATGGCCACCGATATCGCCGAAGCGCCCGCCGGCGCC encodes:
- a CDS encoding ribbon-helix-helix domain-containing protein, whose amino-acid sequence is MPTLRKRSVLLAGHATSIALEPEFWKVLDEMAAARGASLAGLVLAIDAERGERPLASACRVAALAFARQT